The proteins below are encoded in one region of Halocatena salina:
- the thsA gene encoding thermosome subunit alpha, with protein MGNQPLIVLSEESQRTSGRDAQSMNVTAGTAVAESVRTTLGPKGMDKMLVDSTGNVVVTNDGVTILDEMDIEHPAANMIVEVAQTQEDEVGDGTTTAVVMAGELLSKAEDLLEQDIHATILAQGYRQAASKAKEILDEMAIDVSEEDTEELQQIAATAMTGKGAESARDLLAELVVDAVSSVSDDDGIDTDNVKLEKVVGGSIDESELVEGVIIDKERVHDNMPYFAEDADVALIDTAIEVQETEIDAEVNVTDPDQLQQFLDQEEAQLQEMVDQLADVGADVVFCQKGIDDMAQHYLAQEGIIAVRRAKKSDMKRLARATGGRIVSSIDDITEDDLGFAGSVAEKDIGGDNRIFVEDVEEARSVTLILRGGTEHVVDEVERAIEDSLGVVRVTLDDGTVLPGGGAPETELALQLRDYADSVGGREQLAVEAFADAIDVIPRTLAENAGLDPIDSLVDLRSRHDGGETSAGLDAYTGDVVDMESDGVVEPLRVKTQAVESATEAAVMILRIDDVIAAGDLKGGGTDDDEDEGPGGPGGAPGGMGGMGGMGGMGGMGGAM; from the coding sequence ATGGGCAACCAGCCCCTCATCGTTCTGTCCGAGGAGAGTCAACGCACCTCGGGCCGTGACGCACAGTCGATGAACGTCACTGCCGGGACGGCAGTTGCCGAGTCGGTACGCACGACACTCGGACCGAAAGGGATGGACAAGATGCTCGTCGATTCGACGGGCAACGTCGTCGTCACGAACGACGGCGTCACCATTCTCGACGAGATGGACATCGAGCATCCCGCCGCGAACATGATCGTGGAGGTCGCCCAGACACAGGAAGACGAGGTCGGCGACGGCACGACGACGGCGGTCGTGATGGCGGGCGAACTGCTCAGCAAGGCTGAGGATCTGCTCGAACAGGATATTCACGCGACGATTCTGGCCCAAGGATACCGTCAGGCTGCCTCGAAAGCCAAGGAGATCCTCGACGAGATGGCTATCGACGTCAGCGAAGAGGACACCGAGGAGCTCCAACAGATCGCTGCCACGGCGATGACCGGCAAGGGTGCCGAATCCGCCCGAGATCTACTCGCTGAGCTCGTCGTCGACGCCGTCAGCTCGGTCAGTGACGACGACGGCATCGACACGGACAACGTGAAACTCGAAAAGGTCGTTGGCGGCTCGATCGACGAATCCGAACTCGTCGAGGGCGTCATCATCGACAAAGAGCGCGTCCACGACAACATGCCGTACTTCGCGGAGGACGCCGATGTCGCACTCATCGACACCGCGATCGAGGTCCAGGAAACGGAGATCGACGCGGAAGTCAACGTCACTGATCCCGACCAGCTCCAGCAGTTCCTCGACCAGGAGGAAGCCCAGCTTCAGGAGATGGTCGATCAGCTCGCCGACGTGGGTGCCGACGTGGTGTTCTGTCAGAAGGGCATCGACGACATGGCCCAACACTACCTCGCCCAGGAGGGTATCATCGCGGTCCGTCGCGCGAAGAAGTCCGACATGAAGCGGCTCGCCCGGGCGACGGGTGGTCGGATCGTCTCCAGCATCGACGACATCACCGAGGACGACCTCGGCTTTGCTGGCTCGGTCGCAGAGAAAGACATCGGCGGCGACAACCGCATCTTCGTTGAGGACGTCGAAGAGGCCCGATCGGTTACGCTCATCCTGCGTGGTGGGACCGAGCACGTGGTCGATGAGGTTGAGCGCGCTATCGAGGACTCCCTCGGCGTCGTCCGCGTCACGCTCGATGACGGCACGGTGCTACCCGGCGGCGGTGCTCCAGAAACCGAGCTCGCCTTGCAGCTTCGTGACTACGCCGACAGCGTCGGTGGGCGCGAACAGCTCGCTGTCGAAGCGTTCGCGGACGCCATCGATGTCATCCCTCGTACGCTCGCCGAAAACGCAGGGCTGGACCCGATCGACTCGCTCGTCGATCTCCGCAGCCGCCACGACGGTGGCGAGACGAGTGCCGGTCTCGACGCCTACACCGGTGACGTCGTCGACATGGAATCCGACGGCGTCGTCGAACCGCTGCGTGTGAAGACTCAGGCTGTCGAGAGTGCGACGGAAGCGGCCGTCATGATCCTCCGCATCGACGACGTCATCGCTGCTGGCGACCTCAAGGGTGGCGGTACCGACGACGATGAGGATGAAGGACCCGGCGGTCCCGGCGGTGCCCCCGGCGGCATGGGCGGCATGGGCGGCATGGGCGGTATGGGCGGCATGGGCGGCGCGATGTGA
- the paaA gene encoding 1,2-phenylacetyl-CoA epoxidase subunit PaaA — translation MNVEEVTERAEPRAFSPHDDMPEEYRKAATRMIQFHANSEIMGAYLERPFIRQAPSLDRKLAFSAKVQDEIGHGQLLYRAAESLGIKTRAEMLDELATGEGKFLNCFHYPMTEWWETPMIAFFVDGAAMRRQATIKRTSWEPYAHAMDKICFEEGFHIKHGEDIMRTLATGSRREQQLLQEAFEEWWPRILQFFGPTDDRSTHHDFSERVGLKTMSNDELRQAFLNAYLPKAQKYGLEIPDEPRIRKEDGRYIVEEDDLDWEEFWEIASNEYAGSHEQIDSRAATQEAVAWVRNAIDRSEQP, via the coding sequence ATGAACGTCGAGGAGGTCACAGAGCGGGCCGAACCACGGGCGTTCAGTCCCCACGACGACATGCCCGAGGAGTACCGCAAAGCGGCGACGCGGATGATCCAGTTTCACGCCAATTCCGAGATCATGGGCGCGTATCTCGAACGGCCGTTCATCCGTCAGGCACCGAGTCTCGATCGGAAGCTCGCGTTTTCGGCGAAGGTCCAAGACGAGATCGGCCACGGCCAGTTGCTGTACCGGGCTGCGGAATCGCTCGGAATCAAAACGCGCGCGGAAATGTTAGACGAGCTGGCCACAGGTGAGGGAAAGTTCCTCAACTGCTTTCATTATCCCATGACCGAGTGGTGGGAGACGCCGATGATCGCCTTCTTCGTCGATGGAGCGGCGATGCGTCGGCAGGCGACGATCAAACGCACCAGTTGGGAACCGTACGCCCACGCGATGGACAAGATCTGTTTCGAGGAGGGATTCCACATCAAACACGGCGAGGACATCATGCGTACATTGGCGACAGGGAGCCGTCGGGAACAGCAGTTGCTACAGGAGGCGTTCGAGGAGTGGTGGCCGCGCATCCTGCAGTTTTTCGGACCGACGGACGATCGGAGCACCCACCACGATTTCTCGGAGCGCGTGGGGTTGAAAACGATGAGCAATGACGAACTCAGACAGGCGTTTCTGAACGCCTACCTCCCGAAGGCCCAGAAATACGGACTGGAGATTCCCGACGAGCCACGGATCCGCAAGGAGGACGGACGATACATCGTCGAGGAGGACGATCTCGATTGGGAGGAGTTCTGGGAAATCGCTAGCAACGAGTATGCGGGTAGTCACGAGCAGATCGATTCCCGAGCCGCCACACAAGAGGCGGTGGCGTGGGTCAGAAACGCGATCGATCGGTCCGAGCAACCATGA
- the tnpA gene encoding IS200/IS605 family transposase codes for MVKSTRHAKYELYYHIVFVPKYRHSHLTGKTKERLEAIFAEICADKDLELAESEVMPNHVHLFIGSPPKNAPSLIVNWVKGISARKYNQRYDDRVKWTRSYYVGTAGSTSKGAVEQYIAEQEGEDE; via the coding sequence ATGGTAAAGAGCACCCGTCACGCGAAATACGAACTCTACTACCACATAGTGTTCGTGCCGAAATATCGGCACTCGCACCTGACGGGGAAGACGAAGGAACGTCTCGAAGCCATCTTCGCGGAAATCTGTGCGGACAAAGATCTCGAACTGGCCGAGTCAGAGGTCATGCCCAACCACGTACACTTGTTCATCGGAAGTCCGCCCAAGAACGCCCCGTCACTCATCGTCAACTGGGTGAAGGGCATCTCGGCGCGGAAGTACAACCAACGCTACGACGACCGCGTGAAGTGGACTCGTTCGTACTACGTCGGTACGGCGGGAAGCACCTCGAAGGGCGCTGTCGAACAGTACATCGCTGAACAGGAGGGTGAAGACGAATGA
- a CDS encoding helix-turn-helix domain-containing protein: MISECLVVEFEIRGDDCPLAEATRRVDVPVTAQPPQLRSDGYALLRFGVSQAADRLTDVLEADDRVRYLHRVLIDSRTNYRCLSKHPCVVHELVSEGLLIESLGYRNGTATVRGAVVGYDVLEGVMDRAGQTVGVTLRRVYPLGSHEHEHERTAITQRWDLTRKQEQALRVAIELGYFELPRNADAAAVAAELGVSKSAFLERLRRAERAVLTQLFR, from the coding sequence GTGATTTCGGAGTGTCTCGTCGTGGAGTTCGAAATACGGGGTGATGACTGCCCGCTCGCGGAGGCCACCCGGAGGGTCGACGTGCCGGTAACGGCACAGCCCCCTCAGTTACGGTCCGACGGATACGCACTGCTACGGTTCGGTGTGTCCCAAGCGGCCGATCGGCTCACGGATGTGTTGGAAGCGGACGATCGGGTTCGGTATCTCCACCGTGTGCTGATCGACAGCCGGACGAACTACCGGTGTCTCTCGAAGCATCCATGCGTGGTTCACGAGCTAGTGAGTGAGGGCCTGTTGATCGAGTCGCTCGGCTATCGGAACGGAACCGCGACCGTCAGGGGTGCCGTCGTCGGGTACGACGTGCTCGAAGGGGTGATGGACCGGGCTGGCCAAACGGTCGGCGTCACGCTTCGGCGGGTGTATCCCCTGGGATCGCACGAACACGAACACGAACGGACGGCCATCACACAGCGCTGGGATCTCACACGAAAACAGGAACAGGCGCTGCGTGTGGCGATCGAGTTGGGCTATTTCGAACTTCCGAGAAACGCCGACGCGGCTGCGGTCGCGGCCGAGCTCGGGGTGAGCAAATCCGCGTTTCTGGAGCGGCTCCGACGGGCCGAACGAGCGGTTCTCACCCAACTGTTTCGGTGA
- the paaC gene encoding 1,2-phenylacetyl-CoA epoxidase subunit PaaC: MPADQRSGPDELTDRQQAAVEALLFSLADDEFVLAERYTEWQVRAPTLESDLALSNIAQDELGHARLWYDLLTEFGYTESELLFERPPADFTHAALVELPFDDGDWADAILRSYLYDTAERLRLTALEDASYSQIADRIGKIMGEESYHREHAENWLERLCADPDGRANVQAATDRLFPYAVALFEPVDADHEATIQEFGLRSESLDDLREQWLAITVPFLDSLGVRPPVSEDGSLPELPAAYGRGGEHTDHWPVLHEELTRTYRELDRTNTRTITNGSDHAG; this comes from the coding sequence ATGCCAGCAGACCAGCGTTCCGGGCCGGATGAACTGACCGACCGTCAGCAGGCGGCCGTTGAGGCGCTGTTGTTCTCGCTGGCCGACGACGAGTTCGTACTCGCAGAACGATACACCGAGTGGCAGGTACGCGCACCGACGCTTGAGTCGGATCTTGCGCTCTCGAACATCGCACAGGACGAGTTGGGACACGCGCGGTTGTGGTACGACCTCCTCACAGAGTTCGGTTACACCGAATCCGAACTGCTCTTCGAGCGCCCCCCGGCCGATTTCACCCACGCAGCACTCGTAGAGCTCCCCTTCGATGACGGCGATTGGGCCGATGCAATCCTCCGAAGCTATCTGTACGACACCGCCGAACGGCTCCGGTTGACAGCGCTCGAAGACGCTTCCTACTCCCAGATCGCGGATCGGATCGGGAAGATCATGGGTGAAGAGTCTTATCACCGCGAACACGCCGAAAATTGGCTCGAGCGGCTGTGTGCGGATCCAGACGGTCGTGCGAACGTGCAGGCGGCGACGGATCGGTTGTTCCCGTATGCGGTGGCGCTGTTCGAACCGGTCGATGCAGATCACGAGGCAACGATTCAGGAGTTCGGTCTCCGATCCGAATCACTCGACGATCTGCGCGAGCAGTGGCTCGCGATCACCGTACCGTTTCTCGATTCGCTCGGCGTTCGGCCCCCCGTTTCGGAGGACGGTTCCCTGCCGGAACTTCCTGCTGCCTACGGGCGCGGCGGTGAACACACCGATCATTGGCCGGTGCTCCACGAGGAACTGACCCGAACGTACCGCGAGCTAGATCGAACGAACACCCGTACGATCACGAACGGTTCCGACCATGCCGGATAA
- the lrp gene encoding HTH-type transcriptional regulator Lrp, whose translation MTYENLDEKLVNALLNDGRSSLRNLAEDLDVSVTTVSNHLSDLDEQGVIKGYTPKVDYSELGYDVTAVIQLKVEGTAITDVAATLRDAKQMVSVYEVTGDHDVIAIAKFKDTDGMNDEIKELLNDINVKETNTSVVLNTVCEHEQFPLDVSD comes from the coding sequence ATGACGTATGAAAACTTGGACGAGAAGTTGGTGAACGCGCTCCTCAACGACGGTCGGTCGAGTCTTCGGAACTTGGCAGAGGACCTCGATGTTTCGGTCACGACCGTTTCGAATCATCTGAGTGATCTGGACGAACAGGGAGTGATCAAAGGGTACACCCCAAAGGTCGATTATAGCGAGTTGGGCTATGACGTGACGGCGGTCATCCAGCTCAAAGTCGAAGGCACGGCCATCACCGACGTCGCTGCCACGCTCCGGGATGCCAAGCAGATGGTGTCGGTGTATGAGGTGACCGGTGACCACGACGTGATCGCCATCGCCAAATTCAAAGACACCGACGGAATGAACGACGAGATCAAGGAACTCCTGAACGACATCAACGTCAAAGAGACTAACACGAGCGTCGTGTTGAACACGGTGTGTGAACACGAACAGTTCCCCTTGGACGTTTCGGATTGA
- the paaE gene encoding 1,2-phenylacetyl-CoA epoxidase subunit PaaE produces the protein MRRSDPPDPSVDTDRSASGIRCPYCEGTNTNREHPKGPSLCRSMHFCHDCEEPFEALR, from the coding sequence ATGAGACGATCCGATCCCCCAGATCCGAGCGTCGACACCGACCGATCGGCTAGCGGGATCCGATGTCCGTACTGTGAGGGGACGAACACGAACCGTGAGCACCCAAAAGGACCGTCGCTCTGTCGCTCGATGCATTTCTGCCACGATTGTGAAGAGCCGTTCGAAGCACTCCGCTAG
- a CDS encoding SDR family NAD(P)-dependent oxidoreductase — MGQPTYDFDEKTVIVTGGSSGIGRETALRFADAGATVLIGDVRAEPKDVDETTPTHELIDAAGGTAEYVKTDVTDPDAIESLVTAAREYGGVDVMVNNAGLHIETPLRELTPEAFDRIHAVNVRGVFFGCQAAANDMIDRGQGGVIVNTASISSSLAQFGQVQYDSTKGAIRMVTRGAALELAEHDIRVAGVAPGQIATEFLDGWTEEATTGAQENAFLKPIPMGRAGHPEDVAGAYLFLASDDASYITGELLHVDGGWQIC, encoded by the coding sequence ATGGGACAGCCGACCTATGATTTCGATGAGAAGACGGTGATCGTGACTGGAGGGAGTTCGGGGATCGGTCGAGAGACTGCGCTCCGGTTCGCCGATGCGGGTGCAACTGTGTTGATCGGTGATGTTCGGGCCGAGCCGAAAGACGTTGATGAAACCACGCCGACCCACGAGCTAATCGATGCGGCCGGCGGGACGGCGGAGTACGTCAAGACTGACGTGACCGACCCCGACGCCATCGAATCGCTCGTCACGGCGGCCCGTGAGTACGGCGGCGTCGACGTGATGGTGAACAATGCGGGGCTACACATCGAAACACCGTTGCGAGAACTCACACCCGAAGCGTTCGACCGCATCCACGCGGTGAACGTTCGTGGCGTGTTTTTCGGCTGTCAAGCCGCCGCCAACGACATGATCGACCGGGGGCAGGGAGGCGTCATCGTGAACACGGCGTCGATCAGTTCCTCGCTCGCGCAGTTCGGACAGGTACAGTACGACTCGACGAAAGGAGCGATCCGGATGGTTACACGCGGCGCGGCGCTCGAACTTGCCGAACACGACATTCGGGTTGCCGGTGTCGCTCCCGGCCAGATCGCCACGGAGTTCCTCGATGGATGGACCGAAGAGGCGACGACTGGCGCACAAGAGAACGCCTTTCTCAAGCCGATCCCGATGGGTCGAGCCGGACATCCCGAGGACGTTGCTGGTGCGTATCTTTTTCTCGCGAGTGACGACGCGAGCTACATCACCGGGGAGTTACTCCACGTCGATGGCGGCTGGCAGATCTGTTGA
- the glnA gene encoding type I glutamate--ammonia ligase: protein MGNESIASDGGLSVEAQNVLDSIEENDVDFLRIQFTDILGTVKNVSIPASQAEKAFTEGIYFDGSSIEGFVRIQESDMRLKPDPNTFALLPWRTHEDGTASARLIADVMEASGDSFAGDPRHVLKRALRKASDMGYQLNAGPEPEFFLFEEEDGQATTVTHDAGGYFDLAPKDLASDVRRDIIYGLDQMGFEVEASHHEVAQGQHEISFKYADAITTADNIATFRAVVRAIAAEHGLHGTFMPKPIAGINGSGMHTHLSLFTEDDENAFYDGSDEFDLSTEAKQFLAGILEHAPAITAVCNPTVNSYKRLVPGYEAPVYVAWSDVNRSALIRKPAARTPAASRIELRSPDPSCNPYLALAVMLQAGLDGIERGLEAPNPVRENIYEFDEATREEYGIDTLPPNLGAAIDALENDEVILDALGKHVAEKFIEAKRAEFAEYRASVSEWEIDQYLEIF from the coding sequence ATGGGAAACGAAAGTATTGCCTCTGATGGCGGCCTCAGCGTCGAGGCACAGAACGTCCTAGATTCGATCGAGGAAAACGACGTGGATTTCCTCCGGATCCAGTTTACGGATATTCTCGGAACCGTCAAGAACGTCTCTATTCCGGCGAGTCAGGCCGAGAAGGCATTCACTGAGGGTATTTACTTCGACGGCTCATCCATTGAAGGGTTCGTCCGGATACAGGAGAGCGACATGCGTCTCAAGCCGGATCCGAACACGTTCGCGTTGTTGCCGTGGCGGACCCACGAGGACGGCACCGCCAGCGCCCGGTTGATCGCGGACGTGATGGAGGCCTCAGGTGACAGCTTCGCCGGTGATCCCCGGCACGTGCTCAAACGCGCGTTGAGGAAAGCCAGCGACATGGGATACCAGCTCAATGCCGGGCCAGAGCCGGAATTTTTCCTGTTCGAGGAAGAAGACGGGCAGGCAACGACGGTTACCCACGACGCGGGTGGGTACTTCGATCTCGCACCGAAGGATCTGGCGAGCGACGTTCGTCGGGACATCATCTATGGACTGGATCAGATGGGCTTTGAGGTCGAAGCCAGCCACCACGAGGTCGCGCAAGGACAACACGAGATCAGTTTCAAATACGCCGACGCCATCACGACTGCTGACAACATCGCTACCTTCCGGGCCGTTGTGCGTGCTATCGCTGCCGAGCACGGGCTTCACGGGACGTTCATGCCCAAACCGATCGCGGGCATCAACGGAAGCGGGATGCACACCCACCTTTCGCTGTTCACGGAGGACGATGAGAACGCGTTCTATGACGGTAGCGACGAATTCGATCTCTCTACGGAAGCGAAACAGTTCCTCGCGGGGATCCTCGAACACGCGCCCGCAATCACCGCTGTGTGCAACCCCACCGTCAACTCCTACAAACGACTGGTGCCGGGGTACGAAGCTCCGGTGTACGTCGCGTGGAGCGACGTAAACCGCTCTGCGTTGATTCGCAAGCCTGCCGCGCGTACGCCCGCCGCCTCGCGGATCGAACTGCGTTCGCCCGATCCGTCGTGTAATCCGTATCTCGCGCTGGCGGTCATGTTGCAAGCCGGCCTCGATGGGATCGAGCGCGGACTCGAAGCTCCTAACCCCGTCCGGGAGAACATCTACGAGTTCGACGAAGCGACTCGCGAGGAGTACGGCATCGATACCCTTCCGCCCAATCTCGGCGCGGCCATCGACGCTCTCGAAAACGACGAAGTCATCCTCGATGCGCTCGGAAAGCACGTCGCCGAAAAGTTCATCGAGGCCAAACGCGCCGAGTTCGCCGAATACCGGGCCTCGGTTTCGGAGTGGGAGATCGATCAGTACCTCGAAATCTTCTAA
- the paaD gene encoding 1,2-phenylacetyl-CoA epoxidase subunit PaaD, with translation MPDNPSPSVESPDEPQTGYCPYTQYEYERDGTADDLPATGESARGLKRSVWEALYEVEDPEMPISVVDLGLIYGVEIEADHVLVEMTLTYTGCPAREMLLSDVQSAVEAVEDVEDCSVRLVWTPEWSLEFITEDGANALESFGVSVP, from the coding sequence ATGCCGGATAATCCATCACCCTCGGTCGAGTCCCCCGACGAACCGCAGACTGGGTACTGTCCGTACACGCAGTACGAGTACGAGCGCGACGGCACCGCCGATGATCTCCCTGCAACCGGCGAGTCGGCACGCGGTCTGAAACGATCAGTGTGGGAGGCGCTGTATGAAGTAGAGGACCCGGAAATGCCGATCAGCGTCGTCGATCTGGGATTGATCTACGGCGTCGAGATCGAAGCCGATCACGTGCTGGTCGAGATGACGCTCACCTACACCGGCTGTCCGGCCCGCGAGATGCTGCTTTCGGATGTCCAGAGCGCTGTCGAAGCGGTCGAGGACGTCGAGGACTGTAGCGTGCGACTCGTGTGGACGCCCGAATGGTCGCTCGAATTCATTACCGAAGACGGTGCGAACGCGCTCGAATCGTTCGGGGTGAGCGTCCCATGA
- a CDS encoding rhodanese-like domain-containing protein, which translates to MNGRAFTRRRLIQLAGTSVVVGVSGCLASDDGESDADGYAPPSVTQTTQTNETMSAMGNESSSPTPVDEDSFKTRPTRGVSVPLVPTDVAYAWYRNREARFVDARNGGYNESHISGAVRSPAPNGQTSDDPVESWPKSDRIVTYCRCPHHMSALRAANLINQGYERVYALDKGFDDWIEHGHPIAGSNVEKQPNRQTITGTTAPKFAGETAWAFHRKSDQQEATGIEKSGQYVLNLPFYDVTDDSMIEIKTPEYTIEKSLGELTSATITPAGTLSQNVQ; encoded by the coding sequence ATGAACGGTCGAGCGTTTACTCGTCGCCGCCTCATCCAGTTAGCCGGGACATCGGTGGTAGTCGGTGTCAGCGGCTGTTTGGCTTCCGACGATGGGGAGAGCGACGCCGACGGTTACGCACCTCCGTCCGTGACACAAACGACGCAAACCAACGAGACCATGAGCGCTATGGGGAACGAGAGTTCCTCCCCAACACCGGTGGATGAGGACTCGTTTAAAACACGGCCGACGCGAGGCGTGTCTGTGCCGCTCGTACCGACCGATGTCGCGTACGCGTGGTATCGCAACCGGGAAGCTCGATTCGTGGATGCCCGCAACGGGGGGTATAACGAATCCCACATCAGTGGTGCTGTACGTAGCCCTGCCCCGAACGGACAGACAAGCGACGATCCGGTCGAAAGCTGGCCGAAATCGGATCGGATCGTCACGTACTGCCGGTGTCCCCACCACATGTCGGCACTCCGTGCTGCAAACCTCATCAACCAAGGCTACGAACGGGTGTACGCCCTTGATAAAGGGTTTGATGACTGGATCGAACACGGCCATCCGATCGCCGGGTCGAACGTCGAGAAACAGCCGAATCGACAAACTATCACCGGCACAACCGCTCCGAAGTTCGCCGGTGAGACGGCGTGGGCGTTCCATCGCAAATCCGACCAACAGGAAGCGACGGGGATCGAGAAAAGTGGACAGTACGTCCTCAACCTGCCCTTTTATGACGTTACTGATGACTCGATGATCGAGATCAAAACACCGGAGTACACCATCGAGAAATCACTCGGAGAACTGACGAGCGCCACCATCACGCCCGCCGGAACGCTGTCTCAGAACGTCCAGTAG
- a CDS encoding sugar phosphate isomerase/epimerase family protein, which yields MRSLRLGFTLGLELPFKQTIEWAAEEGFEFVEILLDGRYARERIEDRSESMRTSLSDAGLGAVVHLPFVPDPGSPFTPVRNGVISEFTAGMELAVDLGAEKVVFHPSSDAWELGWSESECRAFVHESLDELIPAAHEHGLTPCLENVVSSYYDVTSFPELLDRYPDASMTFDTSHALLAGMAEPEMAQFCREHADRIDHLHLVDTRDGDEHLPVGMGHIDFATVFEGIADADWSGTATLEVGTNDLDTIALGKRHVEALLAD from the coding sequence ATGCGTTCACTGCGACTTGGCTTTACGCTCGGACTCGAACTCCCGTTCAAGCAGACGATCGAGTGGGCTGCTGAGGAGGGGTTCGAGTTCGTTGAGATCCTTCTCGACGGTCGATACGCCCGCGAGCGTATCGAGGATCGCAGCGAATCGATGCGCACATCCCTCTCCGACGCTGGGCTGGGCGCCGTGGTGCACCTGCCGTTCGTCCCCGATCCCGGCTCGCCGTTCACGCCCGTTCGAAACGGCGTGATCTCGGAATTCACGGCCGGGATGGAGCTGGCGGTCGATCTTGGTGCCGAAAAAGTGGTTTTTCATCCATCTTCGGATGCGTGGGAGCTGGGCTGGTCCGAATCCGAGTGCCGGGCGTTCGTCCATGAGAGCCTCGACGAACTGATTCCCGCCGCTCACGAGCACGGACTCACCCCCTGTCTCGAAAACGTCGTTTCGAGCTACTACGATGTCACTTCGTTCCCGGAGCTGCTGGACCGGTACCCCGACGCGTCGATGACGTTCGACACTAGCCACGCGCTGCTCGCCGGGATGGCGGAACCGGAGATGGCCCAGTTCTGTCGGGAGCACGCCGACCGGATCGATCATCTCCATCTCGTTGACACCCGTGACGGCGACGAACACCTCCCTGTCGGGATGGGTCACATCGATTTCGCCACGGTGTTCGAGGGGATTGCGGACGCCGACTGGTCGGGCACCGCGACGCTCGAAGTCGGCACTAACGATCTAGACACCATCGCGCTCGGCAAGCGCCACGTCGAGGCGTTACTGGCGGACTGA
- the paaB gene encoding 1,2-phenylacetyl-CoA epoxidase subunit PaaB: MIWEVFRQEQAGEYHTHCGNVHAPDREMALLFAQIQHARRKPTNSLWVVPQAEVSAVDADTDDVEFGGTTDKSYRWVSAYNVDVEFAEEIETSDREQRKAEGER, encoded by the coding sequence ATGATCTGGGAAGTGTTCAGACAGGAGCAAGCGGGCGAGTATCACACCCACTGTGGAAACGTTCACGCACCGGACCGAGAGATGGCGCTGTTGTTTGCACAGATTCAACACGCACGCAGAAAGCCGACCAACAGCTTGTGGGTCGTTCCCCAGGCGGAAGTGTCGGCAGTCGACGCCGACACCGACGACGTCGAGTTCGGTGGGACGACCGACAAATCCTACCGGTGGGTGTCGGCCTACAACGTTGATGTCGAATTCGCCGAGGAGATCGAAACGTCCGACCGCGAGCAGCGCAAAGCGGAGGGTGAACGCTGA